One Candidatus Acidulodesulfobacterium ferriphilum genomic window carries:
- the gatA gene encoding Asp-tRNA(Asn)/Glu-tRNA(Gln) amidotransferase subunit GatA, producing MDLSNLTIHQINDLLKYREVKSADITNSYIERIKKIDPVISAYLYNDFEEALSNAEYADKIIQKNKDFPYLTGIPLSIKDIFLIKGKKTTCASKILDNFISPYDATVIKRLKKNNYVFIGKTNMDEFAMGSSTENSAYKITKNPFDLNRVPGGSSGGSAASVSADLCAGSFGTDTGGSVRQPASLCGVVGLKPTYGLISRYGIIAFSSSLDQAGVIANDVLDAAIMLKAVAGFDEKDQTTRKLEIKDYPEIVKRADKSIIKGLRVGIPVEFFSEGLDPKIHSKIMEIKDLLKDLGANIVNITLPDTKYSVAAYYVIATSEASSNLERYDGIRFGGRFNEGKGIQSLDELYRKSREFGFGKEVKRRIILGTFALSAGYYDAYYKKASLVRKLIIKNYKDSFNNVDIILGPTSPTPAFLIGEKMSDPLSMYLSDIYTISINLAYLPALSLPVGVTDNPTKKGGVLPIGLQLISPWTTEARLLSVAKVIEDEVKFRDKYTPVM from the coding sequence ATGGATTTATCTAATCTAACGATTCATCAGATTAACGACCTCTTGAAATACCGTGAGGTGAAGAGCGCAGATATTACAAATTCTTACATAGAAAGAATTAAAAAAATAGACCCTGTTATTTCCGCTTATCTCTATAACGATTTTGAAGAGGCTTTATCTAATGCCGAATATGCCGATAAAATAATTCAAAAAAATAAAGATTTCCCTTACCTCACTGGTATTCCGCTTTCTATAAAGGATATTTTTTTGATAAAAGGTAAAAAAACTACCTGCGCTTCAAAGATACTTGATAATTTTATAAGCCCGTACGATGCAACCGTTATAAAAAGATTAAAGAAAAATAATTATGTATTTATCGGAAAAACTAATATGGATGAATTTGCTATGGGGTCTTCTACGGAAAATTCGGCATATAAAATAACTAAAAATCCCTTCGATTTAAACAGGGTGCCGGGCGGCTCAAGCGGCGGTTCCGCCGCCAGTGTCAGCGCCGATTTGTGTGCCGGGTCTTTCGGGACGGATACGGGGGGCTCCGTTAGGCAGCCTGCAAGCCTTTGCGGCGTTGTCGGGTTAAAACCGACTTACGGGTTAATATCCAGATACGGTATTATCGCTTTCAGTTCGTCGCTTGATCAGGCGGGGGTTATTGCTAATGATGTCCTTGATGCCGCAATAATGCTTAAAGCGGTTGCAGGATTTGACGAAAAAGACCAAACCACAAGAAAACTAGAGATTAAAGATTATCCCGAAATAGTAAAAAGAGCGGATAAATCTATCATAAAAGGCTTAAGAGTGGGTATCCCCGTTGAGTTTTTCTCCGAAGGACTGGACCCAAAAATCCATTCAAAGATAATGGAAATAAAGGATTTATTAAAAGACCTCGGTGCAAATATCGTTAATATAACGCTGCCCGACACAAAATATTCGGTTGCAGCGTATTATGTAATAGCCACAAGCGAGGCAAGTTCCAACCTCGAAAGGTATGACGGCATTCGTTTTGGCGGCAGATTCAATGAAGGCAAAGGTATTCAAAGCCTTGACGAGCTTTATAGAAAATCAAGAGAATTCGGGTTTGGAAAAGAGGTTAAAAGACGGATAATATTGGGAACTTTTGCCTTATCCGCAGGCTATTATGACGCCTATTATAAAAAGGCGTCATTGGTTAGAAAACTAATAATTAAAAACTACAAAGACTCTTTTAATAATGTGGATATCATACTCGGCCCGACATCCCCGACGCCCGCATTTTTAATAGGGGAAAAAATGAGCGATCCGTTAAGCATGTATTTATCGGATATTTACACAATATCCATTAATCTTGCTTATTTGCCGGCGTTAAGTCTGCCTGTCGGCGTTACGGATAACCCGACAAAAAAAGGAGGCGTTCTTCCCATAGGCTTGCAGCTTATCTCGCCATGGACCACGGAAGCAAGGCTCCTTTCGGTTGCAAAGGTTATAGAGGATGAGGTTAAGTTTAGAGATAAATATACCCCTGTAATGTAA